A genomic window from Algoriphagus sp. Y33 includes:
- a CDS encoding type II toxin-antitoxin system RelE/ParE family toxin: MKYFETKFLAEADEFISKLDSKTIKKIFYNIDLAEQTNDPKLLKKLQNDIWEFRTKYAGLQIRLLAFWDKTDNKETLVVATHGFIKKVDKVPKNEIDRAVRLKDNYFNNKQKK; encoded by the coding sequence ATGAAGTATTTTGAAACCAAATTTTTAGCAGAAGCAGACGAGTTCATTTCAAAACTTGACTCCAAGACTATCAAGAAAATCTTTTACAATATTGACCTTGCTGAACAAACAAATGACCCAAAACTTTTAAAAAAACTTCAAAATGATATTTGGGAATTTCGGACAAAATACGCAGGACTTCAAATCAGACTTCTTGCATTTTGGGACAAGACTGATAACAAAGAAACTTTGGTAGTAGCGACCCACGGTTTTATAAAAAAGGTTGACAAAGTTCCGAAAAACGAAATTGACCGAGCAGTTAGACTTAAAGACAATTATTTCAACAACAAACAAAAAAAATAA
- a CDS encoding group II intron maturase-specific domain-containing protein, with translation MLDPKIRGWVDYYGKISRRSLRPVFYYLHHRMIRWILNKYKSFKGSKAKAVKWLRQVTVSYPNLF, from the coding sequence ATGCTGGATCCAAAGATCCGAGGATGGGTGGATTATTACGGAAAAATTAGTCGCAGAAGTTTAAGGCCTGTGTTTTATTACCTGCACCATCGAATGATCAGATGGATTCTGAACAAGTACAAAAGCTTCAAAGGAAGCAAGGCCAAAGCAGTAAAATGGCTTAGACAGGTTACTGTCTCCTATCCAAACCTGTTCTAG
- a CDS encoding NAD-dependent epimerase/dehydratase family protein, whose amino-acid sequence MKQVFVTGGSGFVGQNLIPMLIENGYKVKALARSAQAIQKVEQLGATAVKGDLNDKQTLENGVKDCASVFHLAASVDFFASEKELKKLHVDATELLLEVAQNANVQRFVYLSAASVIMNGKPIVNADETFVSDNIIDGYSRTKLQAEKLVLKANKKNFQTIAVRPPLVWGKGDPNTLVGVMEATKKGRMQFIDGGKHHLVTCHVLNVCHALILADQSEQNGKTYFITDGETPVFKDFIKKYVATQGVTIPDKTVSLAMAKRVATVMEFVWKIVNLKGHPPLYKGLVNVLGVAFITNDSKARKELGYKTFVTIEQGLDLMRK is encoded by the coding sequence ATGAAGCAAGTATTTGTAACGGGCGGTTCGGGTTTTGTAGGGCAAAATCTAATCCCAATGCTGATAGAAAACGGCTACAAAGTAAAAGCGTTAGCACGTTCGGCACAAGCCATTCAAAAGGTAGAGCAATTAGGGGCTACAGCCGTAAAAGGCGATTTAAATGATAAACAAACTTTGGAAAATGGCGTAAAAGATTGTGCTTCGGTATTTCACTTAGCAGCTTCTGTTGATTTTTTTGCTTCTGAAAAAGAACTCAAAAAACTGCACGTTGATGCCACTGAACTTCTGTTGGAAGTTGCCCAAAATGCCAACGTTCAGAGGTTCGTGTATTTAAGTGCCGCTTCGGTAATTATGAATGGTAAACCAATCGTAAACGCTGACGAAACTTTTGTTTCAGACAACATTATTGACGGCTATTCACGAACAAAACTGCAAGCAGAAAAATTGGTATTGAAAGCAAACAAAAAAAACTTTCAAACCATTGCCGTAAGACCACCATTGGTGTGGGGCAAAGGCGACCCTAATACATTGGTTGGTGTTATGGAAGCTACTAAAAAAGGAAGAATGCAATTTATTGACGGAGGCAAACACCATTTAGTAACCTGCCACGTTTTAAACGTTTGCCACGCTTTAATCTTAGCTGACCAATCAGAGCAAAACGGCAAAACCTATTTTATTACAGACGGTGAAACACCTGTATTCAAAGACTTTATTAAAAAGTATGTGGCTACGCAAGGCGTAACTATTCCTGACAAAACTGTTTCGTTGGCAATGGCAAAACGTGTGGCGACTGTAATGGAATTTGTATGGAAAATAGTTAATTTGAAAGGACACCCGCCACTTTACAAAGGGCTTGTAAATGTATTGGGTGTAGCCTTTATTACAAACGACAGCAAAGCAAGAAAAGAACTCGGCTATAAAACATTTGTAACAATTGAGCAAGGACTTGACCTAATGAGAAAATGA
- a CDS encoding helix-turn-helix domain-containing protein has product MATKEIKTYSLAEMKDKYIGKVGTADRDEYEYELRMDVLGKMIKSARQQRHLTQEELGKLVGVQKAQISKLESSANSATIDTILKVFKALKAEINFNVKLEDNFVKLA; this is encoded by the coding sequence ATGGCAACTAAAGAAATCAAAACTTATTCGCTTGCCGAAATGAAGGACAAGTATATCGGCAAAGTTGGTACAGCTGACCGAGACGAATACGAATACGAACTTCGTATGGACGTTTTAGGGAAAATGATAAAGTCTGCAAGACAACAAAGACACTTGACACAAGAAGAACTTGGAAAACTTGTTGGCGTACAGAAAGCTCAAATTTCAAAACTTGAAAGCAGTGCCAATAGTGCGACAATTGACACCATTTTGAAAGTGTTTAAGGCATTAAAAGCAGAAATAAACTTTAACGTAAAACTTGAAGACAACTTTGTTAAACTCGCTTGA
- a CDS encoding patatin-like phospholipase family protein, protein MNNKIGITLSGGGFRGIAHLGVLQYLKELEIELDAVSGASAGALVGAFVAEGYTPLEIFSFAKEEKFFSYSDISARNGGIFSTDIFEKIIKKYIPHDSFEALKVPLYVSVTDLTNAKSLIFNQGSLSFAVKASCCFPLVFQPVLYREDTYLCDGGLLNNFPVEQIKATCNKSIGININPINKAEGRLGYKEIVGRIIRITTSSIKADASSNCDVYMQPDEINRFGTFDTNKSDEIYQFGYEYAQTFEKELLTIKKKM, encoded by the coding sequence GTGAACAATAAAATAGGAATTACACTCTCTGGTGGTGGGTTCAGAGGTATTGCACATTTAGGTGTCTTGCAATATCTGAAAGAACTGGAAATCGAGTTAGATGCGGTTTCAGGAGCAAGTGCAGGAGCATTGGTAGGGGCATTTGTCGCTGAGGGTTATACACCACTTGAAATTTTCAGCTTCGCCAAAGAGGAAAAATTCTTCAGCTATTCTGATATATCAGCAAGGAACGGTGGAATATTCAGCACGGATATATTTGAAAAAATTATAAAAAAGTACATCCCCCACGACAGTTTTGAAGCCTTAAAAGTTCCGTTATATGTTTCCGTTACCGATTTAACAAATGCTAAATCTTTGATATTCAATCAGGGGTCATTGTCTTTTGCAGTAAAAGCTTCCTGTTGTTTTCCATTGGTTTTCCAACCTGTATTGTACAGAGAAGACACCTATCTGTGTGATGGAGGCTTACTGAACAATTTTCCCGTAGAACAGATAAAAGCAACCTGTAATAAAAGTATAGGAATTAATATCAATCCCATTAACAAGGCAGAAGGCAGATTGGGTTATAAGGAAATAGTAGGCAGAATTATTCGCATTACTACGTCAAGTATAAAAGCAGATGCCAGTAGTAACTGTGATGTATATATGCAACCCGATGAAATCAATCGCTTTGGCACATTCGACACCAATAAATCAGACGAAATTTACCAGTTCGGTTATGAATATGCCCAAACATTTGAAAAAGAATTACTAACAATTAAAAAGAAAATGTAA
- a CDS encoding tyrosine-type recombinase/integrase — translation MIERYFTLKDGKGKKDRYVPLADILIRGIKTYLEAEQPIEWLFNSKGEQIIGRAGGDFDGRYSQRGVQWAVNEAKKKAGILKPMNVHTLRHTYATHLLEEGLDILTIKDLLGHECIDTTMIYLHVAQTEKCRAFSPLDRLYLSRK, via the coding sequence TTGATCGAAAGATACTTCACGTTAAAGGATGGCAAAGGTAAAAAAGACCGATACGTTCCTTTAGCAGACATCCTGATCCGTGGAATTAAGACTTATCTGGAAGCTGAACAGCCCATTGAGTGGCTGTTCAACAGTAAAGGTGAACAGATCATCGGTCGTGCCGGGGGAGACTTTGACGGCCGTTACTCCCAGCGAGGGGTGCAGTGGGCGGTAAATGAAGCTAAAAAGAAAGCAGGGATTCTCAAACCTATGAACGTCCACACGCTCCGGCATACCTACGCTACCCACCTGCTAGAGGAAGGACTGGATATTCTGACCATTAAAGATCTGCTGGGACACGAATGCATCGACACCACCATGATCTATCTGCATGTCGCCCAGACAGAAAAATGCCGTGCCTTCAGTCCCCTGGACAGACTCTATCTGTCCAGAAAGTGA
- a CDS encoding tyrosine-type recombinase/integrase, which translates to MKDKRIELPTIKRSKKLPAVLSQEEVRKLLKAPKLLKHHILIALLYGCGLRCFEVRNLRIADLDFDRKILHVKGWQR; encoded by the coding sequence ATGAAGGACAAACGGATCGAATTGCCTACCATCAAGCGGAGTAAGAAGCTTCCGGCCGTTCTCAGCCAGGAAGAAGTGCGAAAGCTTCTCAAAGCTCCCAAACTGCTCAAACACCACATCCTGATAGCCTTGCTTTACGGCTGTGGACTCCGCTGCTTTGAGGTCAGGAATCTCAGGATTGCCGACCTGGACTTTGATCGAAAGATACTTCACGTTAAAGGATGGCAAAGGTAA
- a CDS encoding Crp/Fnr family transcriptional regulator produces the protein MEALFNYLLQFGNLNKQQIDFISSKSTELTLRKEDYFSEAGKIAKQVGFILDGILRVCYYNNKGEEITKYFINENNFVVDLDSFDNKIPSSGYVQAVTDCKLIVFPKQNWEEIANTIVSWESIVNKIVKKSLIQKIERRSPLVSEDATTRYLAFIEKYPQLANRIPLSYLASYLGVTQSSLSRIRKNIR, from the coding sequence ATGGAAGCACTTTTCAATTATTTATTACAATTCGGAAATTTAAACAAACAGCAAATTGACTTCATTTCAAGCAAGTCAACGGAATTAACACTTCGCAAAGAAGACTATTTTTCAGAAGCAGGCAAAATTGCGAAACAAGTTGGGTTCATTTTGGACGGCATTCTTCGGGTTTGCTATTACAACAACAAAGGCGAAGAAATCACCAAGTATTTTATAAACGAAAACAATTTTGTTGTAGACCTGGACAGCTTTGATAACAAAATTCCTTCTTCAGGATATGTGCAAGCTGTGACGGACTGCAAACTAATTGTATTTCCCAAACAAAATTGGGAAGAAATTGCCAATACCATTGTTAGTTGGGAAAGTATTGTAAATAAAATAGTCAAAAAATCATTAATACAAAAGATAGAGAGAAGAAGTCCCTTGGTTTCGGAAGATGCCACAACCCGCTACTTGGCGTTTATAGAGAAATACCCGCAACTTGCCAATCGTATTCCGCTTTCCTATTTGGCGTCCTACTTGGGGGTTACGCAATCTTCGTTGAGCAGAATTAGGAAAAATATCCGTTAA
- a CDS encoding Crp/Fnr family transcriptional regulator, protein MTEQFFIYTDKFVNFSQTDRERLETAMKFREVSPKTELVSFDKQTDELFFLLKGCIRKYYTKDGEQITIYIMTENNFIGAFDSFITGKKSNETIECLEPCELLILKKADLDRLYKKIPLMNEFVRKILEQTLIQFQQALTSFILDSPEERYTKLLSQNPEILQRVPQHMLATYLGITATSLSRIRKRIFEKA, encoded by the coding sequence ATGACAGAGCAATTTTTCATATACACCGACAAATTTGTAAACTTTTCTCAAACAGACAGAGAAAGGCTTGAAACGGCAATGAAATTTAGAGAAGTCAGTCCAAAAACAGAATTGGTTTCCTTTGACAAGCAAACAGACGAGTTGTTTTTTCTACTCAAAGGTTGTATCAGGAAATATTACACAAAAGACGGTGAACAAATCACTATTTACATAATGACTGAGAATAACTTTATTGGAGCATTTGACAGTTTCATTACAGGAAAAAAAAGCAATGAAACCATTGAATGTCTTGAACCTTGCGAACTACTGATTTTGAAAAAGGCAGATTTAGACCGGCTTTACAAGAAAATTCCTTTGATGAACGAGTTTGTGAGAAAAATTTTAGAGCAAACGCTCATTCAGTTTCAACAGGCTCTGACTTCTTTCATTTTAGACAGCCCAGAAGAACGATATACAAAATTGCTGTCTCAAAATCCTGAAATCCTGCAACGTGTTCCGCAACATATGCTTGCTACCTATTTGGGAATTACCGCCACATCATTGAGTCGTATCAGAAAAAGAATTTTTGAGAAGGCGTAG
- a CDS encoding efflux RND transporter permease subunit, translating into MEKRNFNIIELAMKHKQIAIIITAILVLFGVFSLLVMPRNEFPEFTIRQGLIIGVYPGANSAQVEEQLATKVESFLYGFEEVNREKTYSISKEGMLIVFVEVNNSVKDPDAFWDKIKFGLNNLKAELPPQVLALIANNDFGNTSAILLTVQSDSKTYKELDRELKVIETELRKIKAVSKVKHFGLTQEQITIYPDNDKLAYYNVKPISVLAAAQLEGAVYYGGELDNAEQITPIHIPTSYNTEEDIKNQIVYTDPTGNVIRVKDVARVVREYPKPDAYIKNNGTTSLLISLEMQPGNNIVAFGKTVDETLQTLKGKISPDVQVAKIADMPQAVGHSITHFLKEFAIAILAVIIVTMLLLPFRVAAVAGATIPISIFITIGILYALGVELHTVSLAGLIVVLGMVVDNAIVVLDGHIEKLDHKETPWNAAWKSAKELFVPVFSATMAIIATYVPMVFFLDGMVGDFVGSLPITIGVALIASLLIACLLVPYMSYVFIKKGIKKEEGKKKKKSLLDSVQAVYDRTLEWAFRLPKITILIGVVSIALGVAILALVPRQLFPKVDRNQFAVEIYLPEGSTLEQTAFVSDSLEQMLMKDKRVVNVAAFVGTSSPRFHTTYAPNFPSKNYAQLVVNTQTADDALAILNEYESNYRNLFPNAYVRMKQLDLLSTTAPIEVRISGDNLDSIKTLAQQVKTIMEKNENIIWARTDYLNQRQGVSVQINDEIANRLGLTKGVVATSLAAGLSGLPIGTIWEGDYPVSIKLMNEPNQKNSFDDIANQNVTSPLTGATVPVRQIATSITNDWSEGQIIRRNGTRTITVRADVKRGVLPYKVLSDLKTEIKKISKSEQTTLSYGGEEESEVENYIPLAKALFAGVLLIFFILLFQFKNPKLVFLVMMTMPLSFLGAALGLVITGYPFGLTSFLGIMSLMGIVVRNGIILIDYAEELRSKNGMLPSNAAIAAGKRRMRPIFLTSFAAAVGVVPMIVSGSTLWGPLGAVVCFGLLVSMILTLYMIPVLYNQLLKKNYT; encoded by the coding sequence ATGGAAAAAAGGAATTTCAATATCATAGAATTGGCTATGAAGCATAAGCAAATAGCCATCATCATCACGGCTATTTTAGTACTGTTTGGCGTATTCTCATTGTTGGTAATGCCAAGAAACGAGTTTCCCGAATTTACCATTCGTCAGGGCTTAATCATAGGTGTTTACCCGGGAGCAAATTCAGCACAGGTAGAAGAACAGTTAGCTACCAAAGTGGAAAGTTTTCTGTACGGATTTGAGGAAGTGAACAGGGAAAAAACCTATTCCATTTCCAAAGAGGGAATGTTGATTGTATTTGTAGAAGTAAACAACAGTGTAAAAGACCCCGATGCCTTTTGGGATAAAATAAAATTTGGGCTGAACAATCTGAAAGCTGAATTACCGCCCCAGGTCTTAGCCCTCATTGCCAACAACGATTTCGGTAACACATCAGCTATTTTGCTGACGGTACAATCGGATAGTAAAACCTATAAAGAACTTGACCGTGAACTGAAAGTGATTGAAACCGAATTGCGAAAAATAAAAGCAGTGTCAAAAGTAAAGCACTTTGGCTTAACGCAGGAACAGATTACCATTTATCCCGACAATGATAAGTTGGCTTATTATAACGTAAAACCAATTAGTGTTTTGGCGGCAGCACAGTTGGAGGGAGCAGTTTATTATGGTGGGGAATTAGACAATGCGGAGCAGATAACCCCCATACACATTCCCACTTCTTACAACACAGAAGAAGACATCAAAAACCAAATCGTTTATACCGACCCCACAGGTAATGTTATCCGTGTAAAAGATGTAGCCCGTGTAGTAAGGGAATATCCAAAGCCCGATGCTTACATTAAAAACAACGGCACAACCAGTCTGCTGATTTCATTGGAAATGCAACCTGGCAACAACATTGTTGCTTTTGGTAAAACCGTAGATGAAACTTTACAAACATTAAAAGGTAAAATTTCGCCCGATGTGCAGGTAGCAAAAATAGCCGATATGCCGCAAGCGGTTGGGCATTCCATTACGCACTTTTTAAAGGAATTTGCCATTGCCATTCTTGCAGTAATTATTGTAACAATGTTGTTGTTACCTTTTCGTGTGGCAGCAGTTGCAGGGGCAACCATTCCAATTTCAATTTTCATAACCATAGGTATTTTATATGCGTTGGGCGTAGAGCTGCACACCGTTTCATTGGCAGGTTTAATTGTGGTATTGGGTATGGTAGTGGACAATGCCATTGTGGTTTTAGACGGACATATTGAAAAATTAGACCACAAGGAAACCCCTTGGAATGCCGCTTGGAAAAGTGCCAAAGAATTGTTTGTCCCTGTATTTTCCGCAACAATGGCTATCATAGCTACTTACGTTCCAATGGTGTTTTTCCTTGACGGAATGGTAGGCGACTTTGTAGGTTCGTTGCCTATCACAATCGGTGTAGCATTAATTGCTTCGTTGCTTATAGCTTGTTTGCTTGTTCCCTATATGAGCTATGTATTTATCAAAAAGGGAATTAAAAAAGAAGAAGGTAAAAAGAAGAAAAAATCATTGTTGGACAGTGTACAGGCAGTGTATGACCGTACATTGGAATGGGCTTTTCGTCTTCCCAAAATCACTATCCTGATAGGTGTTGTTTCAATAGCGTTAGGCGTTGCCATTCTTGCATTAGTGCCACGTCAGTTATTTCCGAAAGTGGATAGAAATCAATTTGCCGTTGAAATATATTTGCCGGAGGGAAGTACTTTAGAGCAAACCGCTTTTGTTTCCGACAGTTTGGAACAAATGCTGATGAAAGACAAACGAGTTGTAAATGTAGCTGCATTTGTTGGTACAAGTTCGCCACGTTTCCACACCACTTATGCACCTAATTTTCCCTCAAAAAATTATGCTCAGTTGGTTGTCAATACGCAAACGGCTGATGATGCACTTGCCATTTTGAACGAATATGAAAGTAATTACAGAAATCTTTTTCCGAATGCTTATGTGCGAATGAAACAATTAGACCTGTTGAGTACCACCGCACCGATTGAAGTGCGTATCAGTGGGGATAATTTAGATAGCATTAAAACATTGGCACAGCAGGTAAAAACCATAATGGAAAAGAACGAAAACATTATTTGGGCAAGAACCGATTACCTCAATCAACGACAAGGCGTAAGCGTTCAGATAAACGATGAAATCGCTAACCGATTAGGTTTAACCAAAGGCGTAGTAGCCACATCATTAGCAGCAGGTTTGTCGGGCTTACCAATCGGTACAATATGGGAGGGCGATTATCCTGTAAGCATAAAACTGATGAACGAACCCAATCAAAAAAACAGTTTTGACGACATTGCCAATCAAAATGTAACATCGCCATTAACAGGGGCAACCGTTCCTGTAAGACAAATAGCAACAAGCATTACCAACGATTGGAGCGAGGGGCAAATTATCCGTAGAAACGGCACAAGAACAATTACCGTTCGTGCTGATGTGAAACGTGGTGTATTGCCTTATAAAGTGTTGTCCGATTTAAAAACAGAAATCAAAAAAATATCCAAGTCAGAGCAAACAACCTTATCGTATGGAGGCGAAGAAGAAAGCGAAGTAGAAAACTATATCCCATTGGCTAAAGCGTTGTTTGCAGGTGTGTTGCTTATCTTCTTTATCCTGTTGTTTCAATTCAAAAATCCAAAATTGGTTTTCTTGGTAATGATGACAATGCCGTTGAGTTTTTTGGGTGCAGCATTAGGATTGGTCATTACAGGTTATCCGTTTGGTTTAACTTCTTTTTTAGGCATTATGAGCCTTATGGGTATTGTTGTCCGCAACGGTATTATCCTGATTGATTATGCAGAAGAATTAAGAAGTAAAAACGGAATGTTGCCTTCCAATGCAGCCATAGCCGCAGGTAAACGCAGAATGCGACCCATTTTCCTAACATCATTTGCGGCAGCAGTTGGCGTTGTGCCAATGATAGTAAGCGGCTCTACCCTTTGGGGGCCTCTTGGAGCGGTGGTTTGTTTCGGGTTGTTGGTATCGATGATACTCACGCTGTATATGATACCTGTACTATACAATCAATTATTAAAAAAGAATTACACGTAA
- a CDS encoding DUF2147 domain-containing protein yields MDHIIFGWSSLNKGKLAALLIGFLFLSLTLTAQSSKTAIVGTWLNQEKAAKVEIYQQGEKFFGKIIWLKEPKESGKPKTDNKNPDKSKHNDPIIGLVMLKNFEFDGKSTWENGTIYDARSGKTYSCYLTLKADNTLKVRGYVGISLFGQTNIWTKTN; encoded by the coding sequence ATGGACCACATCATTTTCGGATGGAGCAGCCTCAATAAAGGCAAACTCGCCGCATTGCTCATAGGCTTTCTATTTCTAAGCCTGACACTTACTGCCCAATCTTCCAAAACCGCCATTGTAGGCACTTGGCTCAACCAAGAAAAAGCTGCCAAAGTTGAAATCTATCAACAAGGTGAAAAGTTCTTTGGTAAAATCATTTGGCTTAAAGAACCAAAAGAAAGTGGCAAACCCAAAACCGACAACAAGAACCCCGACAAATCAAAACACAACGACCCAATCATAGGATTGGTCATGTTGAAGAATTTTGAGTTTGATGGTAAATCCACCTGGGAAAACGGTACCATTTACGATGCACGAAGTGGAAAGACCTATTCGTGCTATTTGACACTGAAAGCCGACAATACACTTAAAGTTCGTGGCTATGTAGGTATTTCACTATTCGGTCAAACCAACATTTGGACAAAAACCAACTAA
- a CDS encoding SDR family NAD(P)-dependent oxidoreductase, which yields MAKTVLVTGASAGIGKATAIYLAQNGYNVDGAARLIQLALPTMRKNNYGKIVNISSVGGKVTLPMGVWYHASKFAIEGLSDALRKEVKSFGIDVIVIEPGGTKSEMTGLGTEYMTRVSGNSEYSSLAKGVINMYAKVEKNAADPIVIAKLVKQGIEATHPKTRYVGASGAKMMLFFRKILSDKLFDKMIMSQMK from the coding sequence ATGGCAAAGACAGTCTTAGTAACAGGTGCTTCGGCAGGAATTGGAAAAGCAACAGCAATTTATTTAGCACAAAACGGTTATAACGTTGACGGTGCAGCACGTTTAATACAATTGGCACTGCCCACTATGCGAAAAAACAACTATGGTAAAATTGTAAACATTTCATCGGTTGGTGGTAAAGTTACCTTGCCAATGGGCGTATGGTATCACGCAAGCAAATTTGCCATCGAAGGATTGAGTGATGCACTTCGCAAAGAAGTAAAATCCTTTGGAATTGATGTAATAGTAATTGAGCCAGGCGGCACAAAATCTGAAATGACAGGACTTGGAACTGAATATATGACAAGAGTTTCGGGGAATTCCGAGTATAGTTCTTTGGCGAAAGGCGTAATCAATATGTATGCAAAAGTAGAGAAAAATGCTGCCGACCCAATTGTCATTGCAAAGCTTGTCAAACAAGGCATTGAAGCAACTCATCCGAAAACAAGGTATGTTGGTGCTTCGGGAGCAAAAATGATGTTATTTTTCAGAAAAATTTTGTCGGATAAACTATTTGACAAAATGATAATGAGCCAAATGAAATAA
- a CDS encoding TolC family protein has protein sequence MRKIITIAVVIIFSATAYSQTTLTLEESKTLALKNNKALQNSSLEVEAAQQVKKNAYTNYFPKVSANVFGFQAINPLIEYKMGGGNLPVYDGNPANLPTATQFAYFPGMELSMMQRTAIGVLNIAQPIYAGGKITTGNKLAALNVDVKEKQQQLTENDVLLKTEQQYWQLISLQEKQKTLEKYELLLKDIRKQVDDAFKSGLIIKNDVLKVQIKQSELEANKNKLLNGKKLATMQFCQTIGIPYDSTLILQEVIDVSQSPNQYYTDNQTALSGRTEYQLLEKSVEATQLQTKMKTGDYMPTVAVGLAGYHINMLEKGANNITNGLAYVSLSIPISDWWGGSYAIKEQKIKQRIAENTFKDTKGLLNLQMEKAWTDVNEAWKQIAIMKETTIQAEENLKVSQTGYNSGVVTLSDLLEAQALVTETADKLTEAQTQYKLAVTTYLQVTGRK, from the coding sequence ATGAGAAAAATAATCACAATAGCTGTTGTTATCATATTTTCGGCAACAGCATACAGCCAGACAACATTAACGTTGGAAGAAAGCAAAACACTTGCGCTGAAGAATAACAAAGCATTACAAAACAGTTCGTTGGAAGTAGAAGCAGCACAGCAGGTAAAGAAAAATGCTTACACCAACTATTTCCCGAAAGTGAGTGCCAATGTGTTCGGATTTCAGGCAATCAATCCACTAATTGAATACAAAATGGGAGGTGGCAACCTGCCTGTATATGATGGCAATCCTGCCAACTTGCCCACAGCAACGCAGTTTGCCTATTTCCCCGGAATGGAATTAAGTATGATGCAGCGAACAGCAATAGGTGTTTTGAACATTGCACAACCCATATATGCAGGTGGCAAAATAACCACAGGCAACAAATTGGCAGCCCTTAATGTAGATGTGAAAGAAAAGCAACAACAACTAACCGAAAATGATGTGTTGCTTAAAACCGAACAACAATATTGGCAACTGATTTCCTTGCAGGAAAAACAAAAAACGCTTGAAAAATACGAACTTTTATTAAAAGACATTCGCAAACAGGTAGATGATGCTTTTAAATCGGGTTTGATTATTAAAAACGATGTGCTGAAAGTTCAAATAAAGCAAAGTGAATTAGAAGCGAATAAAAATAAATTGCTCAATGGAAAGAAATTAGCCACAATGCAATTCTGCCAAACCATAGGAATACCGTATGACAGCACATTGATATTACAGGAAGTAATTGATGTAAGCCAAAGCCCCAATCAATATTACACCGATAACCAAACGGCATTAAGCGGTAGAACGGAATATCAGTTGTTGGAAAAATCGGTAGAAGCCACACAATTACAAACTAAAATGAAAACAGGTGACTATATGCCCACCGTTGCAGTTGGATTGGCAGGTTATCATATCAATATGTTGGAAAAAGGAGCGAACAATATTACTAATGGATTAGCTTATGTTTCCCTTTCTATTCCAATATCCGATTGGTGGGGCGGTAGCTATGCCATTAAAGAGCAGAAAATAAAACAACGGATTGCAGAAAACACATTTAAAGACACCAAAGGTTTATTAAACCTGCAAATGGAAAAGGCTTGGACAGACGTAAACGAAGCGTGGAAGCAAATAGCCATTATGAAAGAAACAACCATACAAGCGGAAGAAAATTTAAAAGTAAGCCAAACAGGCTACAATAGCGGTGTAGTAACCCTATCCGATTTGTTGGAAGCACAAGCATTAGTAACCGAAACAGCCGATAAACTGACAGAAGCACAAACGCAATATAAATTGGCAGTTACTACTTATTTGCAGGTAACGGGGCGGAAATAG